From the genome of Methylomonas sp. UP202, one region includes:
- a CDS encoding TonB-dependent receptor, whose protein sequence is MHSLSKALMICTLAGSAWTASAQEKSFSFDIPAQPLAAALESLRSRTGIHVFYAEDALKGKTSAALSGDLTVQQAVSSLLAGSGLTHTFTSSDTVAIKRIDTGSDAHTTMPAITVVGKTEYDANDPFNTNYQTRNATTATKTDTPVMELPMSVKVVPKSVINDQQITRLDDALKNVSGVFASPGNGGTTDSFIVRGFVDFNPYYNGVRLETGWTQGGLRDAAGLERVEVLKGPASILYGRIEPGGMVNMVPKTPLATPYYSLQQQFGSYRFYRTTIDATGPVTDDKSVQYRANLAYENKGSFRDFIEGERVYFAPTVHWDISDRTQATFYVDYLHNDTAPDVGGPPRIGNRPADLPRNRNLSEPNIRAVSDDILFGVDWSHAFNNQWTFRHRFFADFTEDNENLPGAPAGLADDNRTLHRTNFGNRDNLGSTYNTNVDLTGKFKTGMLAHTFMIGGDYFTFENTFAWPSPQAVPDIDIYNPVYSGNLGLLSRLDAVGNLGFEWFGLYLQDQIKLPDDVHLLLGMRYDNANSWQDFGAFGSGIKDTNHEDKVTPRVGLLWQPIPSLGVYGNYVQGFGAPNIGVYASGGAKIKPQTSEQWEAGFKKEWLDGKLNLTAAYFEITKQNIATPIANSLFFEAVGKARNRGYELDLTGEVLPGWKVIGVYSYIDSEIVSNGGVDEGHRLANVPAHGGSLWNTYTLQDGALKGLKFGAGVVARSQRQGSNENNFQLPGYAIFNALIGYETHIGKTKLTTQINADNLLDKAYFETGRADRNFWGTPRTFMGSVRLEY, encoded by the coding sequence ATGCACTCACTATCCAAAGCCCTGATGATCTGCACGTTGGCCGGAAGTGCGTGGACAGCGTCCGCGCAAGAGAAAAGTTTTAGCTTCGATATTCCCGCGCAACCGCTGGCAGCGGCGCTGGAAAGCCTGCGGAGCCGGACCGGCATTCACGTGTTCTATGCCGAAGACGCGTTAAAAGGTAAAACCAGTGCCGCGTTGTCGGGCGACTTGACGGTTCAGCAAGCGGTGAGCAGTCTATTGGCGGGTAGCGGTCTGACTCACACCTTCACGTCGAGCGACACGGTCGCGATCAAGCGCATCGACACCGGCAGCGATGCCCATACCACGATGCCGGCGATCACGGTGGTCGGTAAAACCGAATACGATGCCAACGACCCTTTCAATACTAACTACCAAACCCGCAACGCCACCACCGCGACCAAGACCGATACCCCGGTAATGGAGTTGCCGATGTCGGTGAAAGTCGTGCCGAAATCGGTGATCAACGACCAGCAAATCACCCGTCTGGACGACGCATTGAAAAACGTCAGCGGTGTGTTTGCCAGCCCCGGCAACGGCGGCACCACCGACTCGTTTATCGTACGCGGCTTCGTCGATTTCAACCCGTATTACAACGGCGTGCGGCTGGAGACCGGCTGGACTCAGGGTGGCTTGCGCGATGCCGCCGGCTTGGAGCGAGTGGAAGTCTTGAAAGGTCCGGCCTCGATACTGTACGGCCGCATCGAGCCCGGCGGCATGGTCAACATGGTGCCGAAAACGCCGTTGGCGACGCCCTATTATTCCTTGCAGCAGCAGTTCGGCTCCTACCGTTTTTATCGAACTACGATAGACGCCACCGGACCGGTGACCGACGACAAATCGGTGCAGTATCGCGCCAACCTGGCCTACGAAAACAAAGGCTCGTTTCGCGACTTTATCGAAGGCGAGCGGGTTTACTTCGCGCCGACCGTGCATTGGGACATCAGCGACCGCACCCAGGCGACTTTCTATGTCGATTATTTGCACAACGACACCGCGCCGGACGTCGGCGGCCCGCCACGTATCGGCAATCGCCCGGCCGATCTGCCGCGCAATCGCAATTTAAGCGAACCCAATATCCGCGCGGTCAGCGACGACATTCTGTTCGGCGTGGACTGGAGCCATGCCTTCAACAACCAATGGACCTTCCGCCACCGCTTCTTCGCCGATTTCACCGAAGATAATGAAAATCTGCCCGGCGCGCCGGCCGGGTTGGCGGACGACAACCGCACGCTGCACCGGACGAACTTCGGCAACCGCGACAATTTGGGCAGTACTTACAACACCAACGTCGATCTGACCGGCAAGTTCAAGACCGGTATGTTGGCGCACACGTTCATGATCGGCGGCGATTATTTTACGTTCGAAAATACCTTCGCTTGGCCGTCGCCGCAAGCAGTACCGGACATCGACATCTATAACCCGGTCTATTCGGGCAATCTCGGCTTGCTTTCGCGGCTGGACGCGGTCGGCAATTTGGGCTTCGAATGGTTCGGCCTGTATTTGCAGGACCAGATCAAGCTACCGGACGACGTACATTTACTGCTAGGCATGCGCTACGACAATGCCAACTCGTGGCAAGACTTCGGCGCTTTCGGCAGCGGCATCAAGGACACCAATCACGAGGATAAAGTCACGCCGCGCGTCGGCTTGCTCTGGCAGCCTATCCCGTCGCTCGGCGTCTACGGCAACTACGTGCAAGGCTTCGGCGCGCCGAACATTGGGGTTTATGCCAGCGGTGGAGCCAAAATCAAACCGCAAACCTCGGAGCAATGGGAGGCCGGCTTCAAGAAGGAATGGCTGGACGGCAAACTCAATCTGACCGCCGCCTATTTCGAAATCACCAAACAAAACATCGCCACGCCGATCGCCAATTCCCTTTTTTTCGAAGCGGTCGGCAAGGCTCGCAATCGCGGCTACGAATTGGATTTGACCGGCGAAGTACTGCCGGGCTGGAAGGTGATCGGGGTTTATTCCTACATAGACTCGGAAATCGTCAGCAACGGCGGCGTCGATGAAGGCCATCGATTGGCCAACGTCCCGGCGCATGGCGGCAGCCTGTGGAATACCTATACCTTGCAGGACGGCGCGTTGAAAGGGCTGAAGTTCGGCGCCGGCGTCGTCGCCCGCTCGCAGCGACAAGGCTCGAACGAAAACAACTTCCAGCTGCCGGGTTACGCGATCTTCAATGCGCTGATCGGCTACGAAACCCACATCGGCAAAACCAAACTAACCACCCAAATCAACGCGGACAATCTGCTGGACAAGGCATATTTCGAAACCGGCCGGGCCGACCGCAACTTTTGGGGCACGCCACGCACCTTCATGGGCTCGGTGCGCTTGGAGTATTGA
- a CDS encoding FecR family protein has translation MIKPTDPDIAEQASHWVLKRLDGAGSNTEQRAFQAWLDADPRHLPAYRHAVAVWRNFAPSEGQPADVNLTNARAQFREAQYQIRRARNRRLRGLALAALLVATPPLTWNWLNSAEYRTGKGQRLSVALADGSRVELNTDSRLRVNYAWQTRQVTLERGEAVFDVKHDPAKPFEVLAPSGRIRDIGTRFNVYQGRDGTTVSVMEGEVEVATVSSTLNERLPAGSQIHFDARGSLGAPTAFDADAVTAWQKNLLVFRNAPLTEVLEQLSRYHAVDLQLADPALRDLKVSGDFPSTDLTGALKVIAAALPIKIRQAASGVIVLDR, from the coding sequence ATGATCAAACCAACCGATCCCGATATTGCCGAACAAGCCAGCCACTGGGTGTTAAAACGCCTGGACGGCGCCGGTTCTAACACGGAACAGCGCGCTTTCCAGGCTTGGCTGGACGCCGATCCCCGTCATCTTCCGGCTTATCGCCATGCCGTCGCCGTTTGGCGGAACTTCGCGCCATCCGAAGGCCAGCCCGCCGATGTGAACTTGACGAACGCCCGCGCCCAATTTCGGGAAGCGCAATACCAAATCCGGCGCGCGCGAAACCGGCGTTTGCGCGGCCTGGCGTTGGCGGCGTTGCTGGTCGCCACGCCACCACTAACCTGGAACTGGCTGAATTCGGCCGAATACCGCACCGGCAAGGGTCAACGCCTATCGGTCGCGTTAGCCGACGGTTCGCGGGTCGAATTGAATACCGATAGCCGTCTACGAGTGAATTATGCTTGGCAGACTCGGCAAGTCACCCTGGAGCGCGGCGAGGCTGTATTCGACGTCAAACACGATCCGGCCAAGCCCTTCGAAGTGCTCGCTCCCTCGGGCCGCATTCGCGATATCGGCACCCGTTTTAACGTCTACCAAGGCCGCGACGGCACCACCGTCAGCGTGATGGAAGGCGAAGTCGAAGTCGCCACCGTCAGCAGCACGCTGAACGAGCGCCTGCCGGCCGGCAGCCAAATTCATTTCGACGCGCGCGGCAGTTTGGGCGCGCCGACAGCGTTCGATGCCGACGCAGTGACGGCCTGGCAAAAGAATTTACTGGTGTTTCGCAACGCGCCGCTGACCGAGGTCTTGGAGCAATTGAGCCGCTACCACGCGGTGGACTTGCAGCTCGCCGATCCGGCCTTGCGCGACCTGAAGGTCAGCGGCGATTTTCCCAGCACCGATTTGACCGGAGCCTTGAAGGTCATCGCGGCGGCCTTGCCGATCAAGATCCGGCAAGCAGCGTCCGGCGTGATCGTGTTGGACCGCTAG
- a CDS encoding RNA polymerase sigma factor, protein MTINHLLDKLFRRHREELLAFAERKGNYDNAEDLVQDAFLRLLQHADLPAVNNPRAYLFKITSNLSADQFRRPSLELIDHENAEYDNYACPLPLPETVAESQQSYQFSLQALQDLPEIVRTCFLLHRIDGIPQADIAKAFNLPRRTVERYCAKALAHCCARLDQPRE, encoded by the coding sequence ATGACGATCAATCACCTGCTGGACAAACTGTTTCGCCGCCACCGCGAGGAATTGCTGGCGTTCGCCGAGCGCAAAGGCAATTACGACAATGCCGAAGACTTGGTGCAGGATGCTTTTTTGCGCTTGCTGCAACATGCCGATTTGCCGGCGGTGAACAACCCTCGCGCCTATTTGTTCAAGATCACGTCGAATCTCAGCGCCGATCAATTCCGCCGGCCGTCACTGGAATTGATCGACCACGAAAACGCTGAGTACGACAATTATGCGTGTCCGCTACCGTTACCGGAAACGGTGGCCGAAAGCCAGCAAAGCTACCAATTCAGCCTGCAAGCGCTGCAGGATTTGCCGGAAATTGTCCGAACCTGCTTTTTACTGCACCGCATCGACGGCATTCCCCAGGCCGATATCGCAAAGGCCTTCAATCTGCCGCGCCGCACCGTCGAACGTTACTGCGCCAAGGCCTTGGCGCATTGCTGCGCCCGCTTGGATCAGCCGCGAGAATGA